A region of the Phaenicophaeus curvirostris isolate KB17595 chromosome 10, BPBGC_Pcur_1.0, whole genome shotgun sequence genome:
CCATTGCCTCACACAGTCCTGCCGGCCAGCACACACCCACGCACGCATGCACACACTCACGCACACTCAGGCACGCTGGGAGTCTCTCCCTCGGCTTGGAGGAACTGGGCTGCAGTGAATCCTCAGGGGAAGGTGAGTGAGTCTTTTGGCAGCAATCACAGCGTGTGTCAGGAGCAGGGCGGCCACACCAGCAGCACCCGCTCCTTCTGCAtaaaagaggaggctgggggaggCCGGCCCTCAGCCCCCCTGGCGTGGCCCCCGCAccagccctgctctccagctcctggggggAGCGTGGCTGCCATCAGTCTGGGGGCGGAGGGTCTCTGTGCAAACGTGCTGACGGCCTTGCTCTGCAGTCCAGAGTTGGCCAGGAGAACCAAGAGGGTAAGGAGATGCGGAGCTGGGCGCCTggtccccctccctcccctttctgctccctcttttttttttttttaatatatctctttttttttttcttttttttgcctaaCTCCCTGCATAGTAAATCTCATGGGGTTTGGGTTCTGGCATACAAAGCCAAGAAAGGGAGCGAAGCCTTCCCTTTGGACATGTTCCAGTGCAGACCCTCGGGCGGAAGGGCCaccagggctggaggagaggagtgATTGTCTGGGGCCAATGGCCCCGGCCCTGTTGCCAGCTCGGCCTCCCACAGCTGCTTCCATGCGGGGACCAGAGTTAGGGAAGGCTTCGGACATGTTTGACAGACTCGGCGGACGGGTCAACAGTCAGTGGCctttgggaagggagggaagtgAGGACTTGGGGAAGAAAATGGGGTGAAAAGAAATCCAAGAAGCAGAACAACTCTTCAAACTGATGAGCACCGAGACAGGGCGGGAAGCAGGATGTGCCATCTCTGTCCTATAATCCACCTTCAATATGAAGATGCGTTGCTGCCTCACCCCTCCAGGACACGGGACGAAAAGCTGAGCTCCCTCTTGGCACGAGAGCCTCCAATCCAGGGAAGGGCGGCCCGTCCCATCCCAGGCAACCGTCCGAGGCAGCGGAGTGCCGTGTGAAAGGGGAAACTGGAAGCCAGGCTGCACCACAAACTGAACGTGGTTGGCCCGTTCCCTCGGTCCGTTCCAATGCAGTCCCCTGTGGTCAAACCTGCACCGGGAGCGTCTGGTTCATCTGCAGCCTCATGTCCTGAATGCTGCTCAGGATCTTCTTCTGGTGCCCTGCTAGCGTCACCCCTATCCTCAGCAGGtctctggaaggagaaggagaagactCAGCCACCTGTCAGCAGCGTGTGGCCCTGCCCTGTCCAGCTGCTGCCAAGCGACCAACCCATCTTCATTACAGCCAATTGCCAAGCTCTGGGTACCCTCTTAACACCACAGGGCACTGGCTGGTGAATCCCAGACCCTAACCCACTTGGGGAAACCCCACGCACAACTCAGCTTTCCACCTGCTCAGGCAGAAGGAGCTGGCTATCAGAGAGGTGAGGGACGACGTACCACAGCCCCAgccctttccctttctgcaaGCAGGCACTTACTCTGCAGTCATCTGTGCCACCAAGTCAAAGGAGGCAAAGCCAGCATTGACAAAGTTCTCCTTGTACCGTCCCATTTTGATAGCGTCCAGCCAGTCTCCCACGGTGGTGAAGGTGGTGTAATCTGGGACAGTGCGGTCCAGGAGTGGCTGGGAGACACTAAAGGGCAAGAAAACTGCAGGTCACAAGGAGCAGAGGACAGAGAGGTACAACTGGAATTGGGAGAtttatccctgccctcccacaTCTCTAGTCCCAACCACCCCAGTGTTCCCTgggcttagaatcatagaatcaccaggttggaaaagacccaccagatcatcgagtccaaccattcctatcaatcactaaaccatgcccctcgtccacccgtcccttaaacacctccagggaaggtggctcaaccacctccctgggcagccttttccagtgcccaacaaccctttccgtgaaaaattttcctaatgttcagcttaaacctcccctggtggagcttgaggccattccctcttgaggcagagcttgaggccatccccctgtcacttgggagaagcagccagctccctcctctccacaacttccttttaggtagttgtagagagcaatgaggtctcccctcagcctcctcttctccaggatctTGAAGGAACTGCCACTGACCCAGACTGGACGCTGGCAATGACTTTCAGGCTGGCAGCGTTGCGGATAAGCTTGTCCAGCGTGTTGACAATCTGTGCAAATTTGGGTCGCAGGTTGCGGTCCCGCACCCAGCAGTCCAGCATCAGCTggtgcagggctgtggggcagtcCATGGGGGGTGGCAGGCGGTAATCCTGCTCCACTGCGTTGATCACCTGCGAAGAGACATGCAGAGGCAGGCTGTGAGCCACCTCAGCTGCCATGGGTAGGCCCacagctccctgctcccccagggAGCACTTACATCCTGGTTGGACATATCCCAGTAGGGTCGCTCCCCGTAGGACATCACTTCCCACATGACAATGCCGTAGCTCCACACGTCACTGGCCGAAGTGAATTTGCGGTAGGCAATGGCCTCAGGAGCCGTCCATCTGATCGGGATCTTGCCTCCCTGCAGGGATACATAGCTCCATTCAGCATATGCCTGAGGTGTCTCTCCCCACCTCTAGTTTAGTGGATCCCCCTCCAAGTGTCCCATACCAGGGAGCTGGTGTAGGTAGGGTCAGCTGGGTCGTCCTCCAGAAAGCGAGAGAGCCCAAAGTCAGACACTTTGCAGACCAAATTGCTGTTGACGAGGATGTTGCGGGCAGCCAGATCCCTGTGCACGTAGTTCATCTCCGAAAGATACTTCATGCCAGCGGCAATGCCTCGCAGCATTCCCACCAGTTGGATGACTGTGAACTGCCCGTCGTTCAGCTGCCAGAGgagagagatttggggtttgcAACACCCCAAACAGATTGAGGAGGGATCCCAATGTGCTACTACTTTTTGTCCTCCCTAGAGCCATCTCTCTCCCCACGCCCCACAATGTCCATGCAGAGCTTTGCGCTGTGGATGCCAGCGCAATGATGCAAAGGGATGGACAAGGAGGGCTTGGAGCTGTCaagcccccagcccagggcaggaggggatggATGCTCACCCGGAGAAAGGAGTCCAGTGCACAATTCTCCATGAACTCTGTGATGATCATGACGGGGCGGCTCTTGGTCACCACACCCTCCAGGTGGATGATGTTGGGGTGGTCGAACTGGCCCATGATGCTGGCCTCACTCAGGAAGTCCCGCCGCTGCCGCTCTGTGTAGCCCACCTTCAGGGTCTTGATGGCCACAAAGATCTCGCGGCGGCCAGGCAGCTTCAGGCGCCCGCGGCACACCTCACCAAACTCTCCTGCaggtggggaaagggagaaaggggcGGCATGGTTAGCCACACCTCAAGGTGAGAGATGGCAgtgtcagcagctgctgtgcccaGCCCTGGGGACTTGCCTGCTCCAATGACCTCCTCGATTTTGACACAGGAGATGTCAATCTCTTTGGCAAATTCCCGGACGGCTTCGTTGGGGTCCTCGTAGGTGAAGGGGTCAATGTAGACCTTCATCCCAGGCGTGACTGCAAGGGTAGAGGAGTCATCACCAGGAGGGATGCAACACGGGTGACAGATGCCAAGCCAGCTTGGCCAGTTGTCTGCCCAGCCCTCCCAGCCTCTGGCTAGTGAAGGCTGCTTTTGCTTGCACATGGGGCAGTAATTTGTAGAGGGCAGGCAAAGCCCTTTTGCTGGGCTCTCACACTCACCGTACTGCTGCAGCTTCTCCGTGTACTCGGGGTCTGTGCTATTGCGTTGCTTCCTGCCCAAAGGAGATGAGAGGAGGTGTTCAGTAACCATCCCTTTCCTGATGGGGCAAAGACATTCACTGCCAGCTTCAAATTCTCAGCACAGACACAGCCTATGCTTTCCCTCCAGCAGACGGTGAGCAGAGCCATCCCTCTGCCTGAGGTGTGATGGGAGAAGACAGCCTAGTTGTGCTGAGAGGATGGTAGCAGCCTGGGCAGAGGCCCAGCTGGTGCCAGGGAAGCAGAGATGCACAGTCCCACAGGACCCGTGCTCTGGTACCCACATGTGACAGGTCCAGTCCTTCACTCTCAGGCTGGAGCTGCCAGAGCTCTGCCCACAGGCAAGAGGGAAAGCTCTGGGGCAAACACAAgcaacccccaaaccctgctcTGAATCCTCCCTCCCTACAAAGCCAGTACCTGAAGCAGACGATGGCGATGATCACCACAACGATGACGAATAGCAGCCCTGCAGTGGCTGAACCCACAATCAGAGGCAGTTCCTGGAAAGTCTTGCTGGTGGAGCCTGGTGGAGGGAGAGGCAGGAATCAATGTCATGCTGTGGAAGGAGCATACATaggagggctggaggacagagGCAGCCTAGTCCTGGTACCTACCATCCTCCGCAGTTGTCTGAAATTCTGTGGGGAGGCTGTACCGGCCATATCCAGCCACTGTGCGTGCCCGGACCTGCACCATATACCGAGCATTGGCCTTCAGTCCATCTAGCCGCACTGAATTCTTCTGGCTGGTGACCGTGTTGGCAATACCATCATTCTGGCCTTGCTGTAGGGGAGACATGTGGGTGTCACCTCTGTGGAGCCATCCC
Encoded here:
- the EPHB3 gene encoding ephrin type-B receptor 3, with product MAAALPGAPPPPPPLLPLLLLLLLPGGRRALEETLMDTKWVTSELAWTTHPETGWEEVSGYDEAMNPIRTYQVCNVREANQNNWLRTKFIQRQDVQRVYVELKFTVRDCNSIPNIPGSCKETFNLFYYESDTDSASANSPFWMENPYIKVDTIAPDESFSKLESGRVNTKVRSFGPLSKNGFYLAFQDLGACMSLISVRAFYKKCSNTIAGFAIFPETLTGAEPTSLVIAPGTCIPNAVEVSVPLKLYCNGDGEWMVPVGACTCAAGYEPTMKDTQCQACGPGTFKSKQGEGPCSPCPPNSRTTSGAATVCTCRNGFFRADTDSADSACTSIPSAPRNVISNVNETSLVLEWSEPQDTGGRDDLLYNVICKKCSVERRLCTRCDDNVEFVPRQLGLTERRIYISNLMAHTQYTFEIQAVNGISSKSPFSPHFASVNITTNQAAPSAVPTMHLHSSTGNSMTLSWTPPERPNGIILDYEIKYSEKQGQNDGIANTVTSQKNSVRLDGLKANARYMVQVRARTVAGYGRYSLPTEFQTTAEDGSTSKTFQELPLIVGSATAGLLFVIVVVIIAIVCFRKQRNSTDPEYTEKLQQYVTPGMKVYIDPFTYEDPNEAVREFAKEIDISCVKIEEVIGAGEFGEVCRGRLKLPGRREIFVAIKTLKVGYTERQRRDFLSEASIMGQFDHPNIIHLEGVVTKSRPVMIITEFMENCALDSFLRLNDGQFTVIQLVGMLRGIAAGMKYLSEMNYVHRDLAARNILVNSNLVCKVSDFGLSRFLEDDPADPTYTSSLGGKIPIRWTAPEAIAYRKFTSASDVWSYGIVMWEVMSYGERPYWDMSNQDVINAVEQDYRLPPPMDCPTALHQLMLDCWVRDRNLRPKFAQIVNTLDKLIRNAASLKVIASVQSGVSQPLLDRTVPDYTTFTTVGDWLDAIKMGRYKENFVNAGFASFDLVAQMTAEDLLRIGVTLAGHQKKILSSIQDMRLQMNQTLPVQV